The sequence CTCCCAGGTGGAGCTGCGCTTCGACCTCGCGGCCACCGAGGCGCTGCCGCCGGTGTGGAAGGAGCGGGCCCTGGAGCGGCTGGCCGGCCGGCTCGTCGACGGGGTGGTGACCGTGCGCGCGTCCGAGCACCGCTCACAGTGGCGCAACCGCGAGAGCGCCGCCGTACGCCTCGCGGCCCTCCTCGCGGAGGCCACCGCACCCCCGCCCAAGCCCCGCAGGCCCACCCGGATACCCCGGGGCATCAACGAGCGCCGGCTGCGGGAGAAGAAGCAGCGCGCCGACACCAAGCGCGGGCGTTCGGGCCGCGACTGGGGGTAGGAGGGGCGCCTCTCGCCGCGCCCTCTTCAGCTACGCGTCACCCACTCCCCGCCCGCCCACCGTCTGCCCCCCGCTCGTCTCCCCGTTCCCGCGGAAGCCCAGCCGGAGATGGAACCTCTCGGGGCCGTCCGCCCCGGGATGCCAGGTGACGTACAGCTCGCAACCGCCCCGGC is a genomic window of Streptomyces sp. WP-1 containing:
- the arfB gene encoding alternative ribosome rescue aminoacyl-tRNA hydrolase ArfB translates to MSGPHVIRGSVSLPEAELMWRFSRSSGPGGQHVNTSDSQVELRFDLAATEALPPVWKERALERLAGRLVDGVVTVRASEHRSQWRNRESAAVRLAALLAEATAPPPKPRRPTRIPRGINERRLREKKQRADTKRGRSGRDWG